The following nucleotide sequence is from Pseudomonas sp. S09G 359.
TTCAGCCAATGGCGCACGGTGGTCGATCTGGACCAGTCGCCAGACCCGCTCGGCCAGCCGTTCGCCCCCGAGGCCTATAAAGAAATCATCGGCGAAGGCTTCCGCGCATCCAGCGGGGCCAAGCGTTTACCGCTGGAACAACGCTTTCTCAGCAGCCTCGACTACCGGGTGTGTAAACCCCAAGGCTGCGATTTCGAATACGAGTACCCGTACTTCAGCCGCAGCCCGGACGGCACCTATCACCTGGTGTATTCGTGGAATAACACCTTTATCAAACATGTCAGCTTCAACGAAGCCTGGCTGGCGGAGCGTCTGTGATGGTTTCTGAGTGGCAGGCCCATTTGAGTTTTGTGCTGCTGGGGTTTGTGGCGCTCAGCACGCTGCGCTTTACCGCACCTTGGCGGCCGTGGCTGCTGCCGATGCTGGTGGCGGTGAGTTTTATCCCGGTCAATGAGCTGCCGTTGGCGGCGTATGTGCGCAGTTTTACCGATGACCTGGCCATCAGCACCTTGGTGTTGTTGGCGTGGGTGGGGCTGAGTCGCCTGGGGGTGGTGCAATCGCTCAGCCGTCCGCATCAGGTGCAGATGTTGCTGCTGTTTGGCTTGCTGAGCCTACTGTTGTACCCGGCCACGATGGGCCTGACCTACTTCGACCCCTACCGCTGGGGCTTCAACCCGCGGCCGATGATTGTGCTGGTAGGCGCCGCGGCGCTGTTGCTGCTGTGGCTGCGCAATGCCCTGGCCGTATGGATGTTGGCGGTTGGCACCTTGGCGTTCGCGCTGCGGCTGAAGGCATCGGAAAACTATTGGGATTATCTGGTGGACCCGCTGCTGACGGGTTATTGCCTGGTCGCTGGATTAATGCAGTTCAAACTGTGGGAGGGACGGTGCGACGATTCGACTTGCTCCCGATGGTGGCATTTCAGGCACCGCATGCAGTGACTGATCGACAGCTATCGGGGGCAATTCGAATCGTCGCACCGCCCCCTCCCACATTAGATGTGCGGTGTTTTGAAGAATGGGGATGATGATGAGTGCGTTGCAATCACGCCGCCTGCGCTACGGCGTAGGCGCGATCGCGTTGGTATTTGCCTTGCTGGCAGCGTTGCGGCTGGTGTTTGTGCTGGGCTTTTCCGGCCTGGCCCCAAGCACCCCGGCGCTGCTGGAAACCCTGGGCATCGGCCTGCGTTTCGACCTGCGCCTGGCGGTGTTGCTCTTGCTGCCGCTGGCCGTGCTGGCGTGGCTGCCACGTTGGAACCTCACCACCTTGCCGGCCCTGCGCTGGCTGGCGCGGGGCTACCTGGTGGTGGCGCTGGCGGTGGTAGGCCTGGTGTATATCATCGACTTCGGCCACTACGCCTACCTCGGCGTGCGCATCAATGCGACGGTGCTGCGTTACCTGCAAGACGCGCAGATTTCACAACAGATGGTGTGGGAAACCTACCCGGTGCTGTGGATAACCGCCTGCTGGCTATCGGCTGTGGCGCTGTGGGTTTGGGCATTGGTATGCCTGGAGCGACTGACCCTGGACCGCGCGCGCCAGCCCATCAGCGCCGCGTCGTTGGCGGCGGTCTCGGTGATTGGCCTGGTCGCCGTGCTGCTGGCCCTGCTCGGCCGCGTCGCCAACCTCAACCTGGAAAACCCGGTGCCACTGCGCTGGAGCGATGCGTTCTTTTCCGGCAACAGCCAGGTGGCCGCCGTGGGCCTGAACCCGGTGCTGTTTTTGTACGACACGCTCAAAGTCGGCCAAGCGCAATTTGATGAACAGCAGGTGCGCGAGCATTACCCGCAAATCGCCGCGTACCTGGGGGTGGATCAGCCCGATGCACAGTCACTGAATTTCACCCGCGAGCAAGGCGTGCAGCCGTATCGCCTGGCCGGTACGCGCCCGCCCAATGTAATTTTCGTAATGCTCGAATCCCTCGGCACCAGCGCCGTCGGGGCCTATGGTAACCCGCTCAACCCCACGCCGAACCTGGACGCCCTGGCCAAACAGAGCTGGTTCTTCAAGCACTTCTACGTGCCCGTTACCGGCACGGCCAAAACCGTGTGGGCCAGCATCACCGGCGTGCCGGATGTAACCCGTCAGGAAACGGCCACACGCAACCCGCTGATCACGCGGCAGCACACGCTGATCAACGCGTTCGAGGGTTACCAGAAGTTCTACATGATCGGCGGCAACGCCGGCTGGGCGAATATCAACGCGCTGATCCGCCAGAGCATCGACGGCGTGCAGCTCTATGATGAAAGCCACTGGCGCTCGCCACGCGTGGATGTGTGGGGCATCTCCGACCTGAACCTGTTCAAGGAGGGTGACGCGCTGCTGCGCACGCTGCCCAAAGACCAGCCCTTCTTCGCCTACGTGCAGACCGCCGGCAACCATCGGCCATTCACCATCCCCAAGCTCAATGATGGTTTCCAGCTAAACGACGTGACCCTGGAGCAAGCCCAGGCAGCCGGTTCGCGCAGCGTCGAGCAATATCAGGCGGTGCGCCTGCTGGACTACAACATCGGGCGCCTGATGGGCATCGCCAAGGCCGGCGGTTATTACGACAACAGCATTTTTGTGTTCTTCGGCGACCACAACACGCGCATCAGCCAGATCCCGCACATGGCGCCCGCTTTCGAACAACTGGGTCTGGAAAGCAATAACGTGCCACTGCTGATCCACGCCCCCGGCCTTGAACCACGGGTAATCGAAGAGGCCGTAGGCCTGGCCGACCTGTTGCCCACAGTGGCCGGCATGGCGGGCGTGCCCTTTCGCAACGGCGCCATGGGCCGTGATATCCAGCAACCGGCGCCGGAAGGCGAGCGCGTGGTGCCGCTGGTATTGCGCGAAGGCACGTTCCCGATCATCGGCGGCGTGACCCAGGACTTTCTGCTGCAGATGCAACATGACGGCAGCTCGCCGACCCTGCACGACCTGGCGTCGCCGACGCCGCGCGAGGATGTGGCGGCGCAGCATCCCGAGGAATTTCAGCGCTTGCAGGGGCTGACGCGGGGCCTGCACGAGAGTGCGCGGTTGATGCTGTTCCGTAATGTGCGGGAGTGATTATTTGGGCTGGAAGGTTTCGAGGTACGCCAGGATGTTTTCGATCTTCTCCGGGTCGCTGATGCCCCAGAAGATCATGCGCGTACCGCTCACCACCTTTTTCGGCGCCTCGATATAGGCGGCGAGTTTGTCGCGGGTCCAGACCACGCCGGAATTTTTCATCGCGTCGGAATACTGGTAATCGGTGGTGGTGCCGGCGGGTCGGCCGATGATGCCGTTGAGCTCCGGGCCGAACCCGCCGCGCGCGCCTTCACCAATGCTGTGGCAGCCGCCGCAGGTCTTGCTGAAGAGTTTGCCGCCGGCCTCGGCATCGCCGGCTGCAAGGGCCGATCCGGTATTGAGGGTCAGGGCGAGGGCGAACAAGGCGTACTTCATGACGGGCTCCACAACGGGTGATGCTGGCAATTATGCCTGTTTGTCAGGAGCGCATGCCCATCCAGATCACCGCTTCGGTCCAGGCCGTCACCACGGGCGTCAGCATTTTGAACCAGGGGTCGTTCGTATCGATCTGCGCCGCCGACTGGTCGTGGTGATGCTGTTCTTCATCCACAATCGAGGCAATGGCCGCCACCGCCTGTGGGTCGATATCGCGCAGCACCTGCAGTTGGTGGGCGAGGTGTTTGAGCACCACGCTTTCCACGGCCACGGTGGTGGTCATGATCGCCTTGCGACCGCACAGCCCGGTCAGCAACCCGAGCGCCAGCCCGCCCAACCCACATAGCCAGTAGCTGCGGCAACGCGGGTAACCCCGGCGCTGCAACTCGGCCTTGAATACCGCACGATGGCGGCGCTCGTCACCCAGAAACTCGGTGAGTTCGGCCACCAGGCTTGGGTTGAACGCGCGCGCCATGAACAGTTGGCCGCTGTAGATACAGATCGCGCCATGCTCACCAGCGTGGTCGACTTTGATCATGCGGTTGCCGAGGTTCTTATCGGGCAGTGAAACGGCTGGGGCATTCACGTTTGGAGGCCTTTCCCTAGTTTTGCGCAGCCTAGCCTGAGGCTTGCAGTGGCCGCCAGCTAAATAGGCGGCCCTGACCGGTAAACCACCAAATGACCACCCATCGTTTACGAAACATCCAATCGAACCTATCCACCGCGCCCGACTCCACCTTATTGAACCCTGATGGAGGAGTAAGGATCATGGCTCAGCCATCGATTTTGGTATTGGAAGACGACGAGATTATTCGCTCGTTGATGGTGGATGTACTGGAGGACTTCGGGGCCGTAGTCACGTCTTTTCCTTCGGCAGATGAAGGGATGATCTACCTGGAGCGAGGCGACGACCCGGTCGACCTGATTGTCAGCGATGTGCAGATGCCGGGGTTGCTCAATGGTTATGACTTGAGCCGGGTGGTGGCCCATCGCTGGCCCAGCGTGCCGGTGCTGCTGACTTCCGGCAATGCCAGGCTGGCCGAGCAGTTGGGGGGTTCGGTGCGCTTCCTGCCCAAGCCGTGGAGCACCGAGCATTTATTGGAATGCGTGCAAACCGCGTTGACCCAGCAGGGGTCGTCGATGCATTGATAGCGTTGCAATATCACTTCTACCGAACTTCGGCACAACCCTGATGGTCACTATGCAGGCAAGGAGCGACTTTTCTGATCCGCCGGTCAGCATATTCGCCTTGTGCGTAAGCTGACGGCTATGAGTTGTGTAGAATTGCCGCACATTTCTACGCGTCATTCATGGTCGAAAGGCCCATAGTTCGAGCTCACTGAATGCATTCAAAGGCCCCTGACGTTGGTGCGCCCTCATTGCTGGAAGCGTTGCGCACAGGCACCGCCCTGCTGCACATCGCACTGGAAAAACGCTTGCCGTTTTTTTCCGAGCGCCTGGATGCCGATGGGTATCAGCGCTTGCTCCAGGCGTATTGCGGGTTTTATCAGCCGATGGAAGCGGCGCTGTACGACAGTGGCTTGATCCCCGAAGGCTTCGATCAAGCGCTGCGTGTGAAAAGCCCCACTCTGGTGAGCGACCTGCATGCCCTTGGCCTGGATGCCGCTGCCATCCAAGTACTGCCCCGCTGTGCCCACCTGCCGGACCTTGACACGCCCGCTGCCTGCCTTGGCGCCCTGTATGTGCTGGAAGGCGCGACCTTGGGTGGCCAAGTGTTGCGTCGGGAAATGGCCCAGCGCCTGGCCATCAACGCCGACAACGGCGGCGCGTTTCTCAATGTATACGGGGCCGAAACCGGTCGCCGCTGGAAGGATT
It contains:
- a CDS encoding LTA synthase family protein produces the protein MSALQSRRLRYGVGAIALVFALLAALRLVFVLGFSGLAPSTPALLETLGIGLRFDLRLAVLLLLPLAVLAWLPRWNLTTLPALRWLARGYLVVALAVVGLVYIIDFGHYAYLGVRINATVLRYLQDAQISQQMVWETYPVLWITACWLSAVALWVWALVCLERLTLDRARQPISAASLAAVSVIGLVAVLLALLGRVANLNLENPVPLRWSDAFFSGNSQVAAVGLNPVLFLYDTLKVGQAQFDEQQVREHYPQIAAYLGVDQPDAQSLNFTREQGVQPYRLAGTRPPNVIFVMLESLGTSAVGAYGNPLNPTPNLDALAKQSWFFKHFYVPVTGTAKTVWASITGVPDVTRQETATRNPLITRQHTLINAFEGYQKFYMIGGNAGWANINALIRQSIDGVQLYDESHWRSPRVDVWGISDLNLFKEGDALLRTLPKDQPFFAYVQTAGNHRPFTIPKLNDGFQLNDVTLEQAQAAGSRSVEQYQAVRLLDYNIGRLMGIAKAGGYYDNSIFVFFGDHNTRISQIPHMAPAFEQLGLESNNVPLLIHAPGLEPRVIEEAVGLADLLPTVAGMAGVPFRNGAMGRDIQQPAPEGERVVPLVLREGTFPIIGGVTQDFLLQMQHDGSSPTLHDLASPTPREDVAAQHPEEFQRLQGLTRGLHESARLMLFRNVRE
- a CDS encoding cytochrome c family protein, which encodes MKYALFALALTLNTGSALAAGDAEAGGKLFSKTCGGCHSIGEGARGGFGPELNGIIGRPAGTTTDYQYSDAMKNSGVVWTRDKLAAYIEAPKKVVSGTRMIFWGISDPEKIENILAYLETFQPK
- a CDS encoding response regulator, which gives rise to MAQPSILVLEDDEIIRSLMVDVLEDFGAVVTSFPSADEGMIYLERGDDPVDLIVSDVQMPGLLNGYDLSRVVAHRWPSVPVLLTSGNARLAEQLGGSVRFLPKPWSTEHLLECVQTALTQQGSSMH
- a CDS encoding biliverdin-producing heme oxygenase, which translates into the protein MHSKAPDVGAPSLLEALRTGTALLHIALEKRLPFFSERLDADGYQRLLQAYCGFYQPMEAALYDSGLIPEGFDQALRVKSPTLVSDLHALGLDAAAIQVLPRCAHLPDLDTPAACLGALYVLEGATLGGQVLRREMAQRLAINADNGGAFLNVYGAETGRRWKDFLDYLGRQPLDTPARQRAVDAARSTFSCFEQWLDSQEVLL
- a CDS encoding demethoxyubiquinone hydroxylase family protein; protein product: MNAPAVSLPDKNLGNRMIKVDHAGEHGAICIYSGQLFMARAFNPSLVAELTEFLGDERRHRAVFKAELQRRGYPRCRSYWLCGLGGLALGLLTGLCGRKAIMTTTVAVESVVLKHLAHQLQVLRDIDPQAVAAIASIVDEEQHHHDQSAAQIDTNDPWFKMLTPVVTAWTEAVIWMGMRS